In the Natronolimnobius baerhuensis genome, one interval contains:
- a CDS encoding nucleotide sugar dehydrogenase, with translation MTASEDDTVDAPALYDSSVDEPRQHDLLTSGEIPVAVYGLGKMGLPLASIYAETTGNVTGVDVDPSVVKTINGGESHVIGEPGLDDLVAEHVGAGRLEATTDGAKAAAEARIHVIIVPTLIDEDNQPNLATVESVADDIAAGLSPGDLVIAESTLPPTSCRDVIKPHLEQESELSGDEFGLAFCPERTSSGRALADIRGAYPKVVGGVDDESTRAASIIYDEISDNEVHPVSDATTAESVKVFEGVYRDVNIGLANELGRLADELGISVREAIETANDLPMCQLHEPGPGVGGHCIPYYPHFLLSQNEEPLEVTQTARAVNDGMPAVVVDRLEQELAATGTDLADASVAVLGITYRAGVEETRASPALGVIENLQDRGADVFGVDPLVDPAEYGTRPLEVDDLATEADTLDAVVLVTPQAEFEQIEWDALEPMVVVDSRDALDLAATHHRVYTLAGGSDGRPPRPAVDSETTGLEAGASTEPETEAEPGATRTDGGSDV, from the coding sequence TTGACAGCGAGCGAGGACGACACCGTGGACGCACCCGCACTCTACGACTCGAGCGTCGATGAACCGCGCCAACACGACCTGCTCACCAGCGGCGAAATTCCTGTCGCCGTCTACGGTCTGGGAAAAATGGGCCTGCCGCTTGCGAGCATCTACGCCGAAACGACCGGCAACGTCACCGGCGTCGACGTCGATCCGTCCGTCGTCAAGACGATCAACGGCGGCGAGAGTCACGTTATCGGCGAACCCGGACTCGACGACCTCGTCGCCGAACACGTCGGTGCCGGCCGACTCGAGGCGACGACCGATGGTGCGAAAGCGGCCGCCGAGGCGCGCATCCACGTCATCATCGTGCCGACGCTGATCGACGAGGACAACCAGCCGAACCTCGCAACCGTCGAATCCGTCGCCGACGATATCGCGGCGGGTCTGTCGCCGGGCGATCTCGTCATCGCCGAGTCGACGCTGCCGCCAACGTCCTGTCGCGACGTGATCAAGCCCCACCTCGAGCAAGAAAGCGAGCTCTCGGGCGACGAATTTGGGCTTGCCTTCTGTCCGGAGCGCACCTCGAGCGGCCGTGCGTTAGCAGACATCCGCGGTGCGTACCCGAAGGTCGTCGGCGGCGTCGACGACGAGAGCACCCGCGCGGCGAGTATTATTTACGACGAAATTTCGGACAACGAGGTCCATCCGGTTTCGGACGCGACGACCGCAGAGTCGGTCAAGGTCTTTGAAGGCGTCTACCGCGACGTAAATATCGGCCTGGCGAACGAACTCGGCCGACTCGCGGATGAACTCGGCATTTCGGTCCGCGAGGCAATCGAGACCGCAAACGACCTTCCGATGTGCCAGCTACACGAGCCTGGTCCGGGCGTTGGCGGCCACTGCATTCCGTACTATCCGCACTTCTTGCTCTCACAGAACGAGGAGCCACTCGAGGTGACCCAAACTGCACGAGCGGTCAACGACGGCATGCCAGCGGTCGTCGTCGACCGCCTCGAGCAGGAACTCGCCGCCACGGGTACCGATCTCGCGGACGCCTCGGTTGCCGTCCTCGGGATCACCTACCGAGCGGGCGTCGAGGAAACCCGCGCGTCGCCGGCGCTTGGCGTCATCGAGAATCTACAGGACCGCGGTGCGGACGTTTTCGGCGTCGATCCGCTCGTCGATCCCGCAGAGTACGGCACACGCCCGCTCGAGGTCGACGACCTTGCAACTGAAGCCGACACGCTCGATGCGGTCGTTCTCGTTACACCACAGGCGGAGTTCGAGCAGATCGAGTGGGACGCCCTCGAGCCGATGGTCGTCGTGGACAGCCGGGATGCACTCGACCTCGCTGCGACCCACCACCGCGTCTACACCCTGGCTGGCGGCAGTGACGGACGGCCGCCACGTCCGGCAGTCGACAGCGAGACGACTGGACTCGAGGCGGGAGCAAGTACCGAGCCCGAGACCGAGGCGGAACCCGGTGCAACCCGAACAGACGGAGGCTCCGATGTATAA
- a CDS encoding Gfo/Idh/MocA family protein, whose amino-acid sequence MSTEHTLSRTRTPAGVIGVGAMGANHARVYSELPNVELAGVTDHDTAVAKEVAEKYGTDALTLEELLERCEVVTVAVPTHVHYDLVTTCLEAGVNVLVEKPIAKTVEEGRRMAALAEDRGLVLQVGHIERFNPAVQTVGELIDELDVISLEAERLGPPIDRTAPGNVVFDLMVHDVDIVGSILESTPNSITAMGTEDGRYATATMEYDDIVASLTASRVTQKKVRKLNVTARECFVEVDYLEQSVLIHRDSYPEYVNDEGQKRYRHESVVERPRIDNGEPLRHELASFVESVRRNDKPEVTPQDGIEALEAVQTIDQLVDNRQGKTPGAVVSDREHETDEREVEAP is encoded by the coding sequence ATGAGCACGGAACACACACTTTCTCGAACACGAACGCCCGCAGGCGTCATCGGCGTTGGCGCGATGGGCGCAAACCACGCACGCGTATACAGTGAATTACCGAACGTCGAATTAGCCGGAGTCACCGACCACGACACTGCCGTCGCCAAAGAGGTCGCTGAGAAGTACGGCACCGACGCGCTCACGCTCGAGGAGTTGCTCGAGCGCTGTGAGGTCGTCACAGTTGCCGTCCCGACGCACGTCCACTACGATCTGGTGACGACCTGTCTCGAGGCGGGTGTCAACGTCCTTGTCGAGAAACCAATCGCGAAGACGGTCGAGGAAGGCCGGCGAATGGCCGCACTGGCCGAGGACCGTGGACTCGTCCTTCAGGTTGGCCACATCGAACGATTCAATCCAGCCGTCCAGACGGTTGGCGAACTGATCGACGAACTCGATGTCATCAGTCTCGAGGCCGAGCGACTCGGCCCGCCAATCGACCGGACCGCACCCGGCAACGTCGTCTTCGATCTGATGGTCCACGACGTGGATATCGTCGGCTCGATCCTCGAGTCGACGCCGAACTCGATTACGGCGATGGGGACCGAAGACGGCCGCTATGCGACCGCGACGATGGAGTACGACGACATCGTCGCCTCGCTGACCGCCAGTCGCGTCACCCAGAAGAAGGTCCGAAAACTGAACGTGACTGCCCGCGAGTGCTTCGTCGAAGTCGACTACCTCGAGCAGTCGGTGCTGATCCATCGGGACTCCTATCCGGAGTATGTCAATGACGAAGGCCAGAAACGGTATCGCCACGAGAGCGTCGTCGAACGCCCTCGCATCGACAACGGAGAACCGCTGCGTCACGAGTTAGCGTCGTTCGTCGAGAGCGTTCGACGGAACGACAAACCGGAGGTCACCCCACAGGACGGCATCGAGGCGCTCGAGGCGGTCCAGACCATCGACCAACTGGTCGACAACCGACAGGGCAAGACGCCCGGTGCGGTGGTATCCGACCGTGAACACGAGACCGACGAACGGGAGGTGGAAGCGCCTTGA